The proteins below come from a single Sander vitreus isolate 19-12246 chromosome 15, sanVit1, whole genome shotgun sequence genomic window:
- the hlfa gene encoding HLF transcription factor, PAR bZIP family member a codes for MARPHPINQTFLPPTHGVLKSLLENPLKLPFHHNEGFGKAKEEAKKLDDESSTANHPQSAFLGPTLWDKTLPYDGDNFQLEYMDLEEFLSENGIPANTDQGDQAAQQAQQAQQASPPAPPTTPTPTVVDLSSRATTSIHTGMAPQTCLRSPSTAALPSARDTPSPIDPESIQVPLAYEPDPQDLALSSVPGQEMFDPRKRKFSAEELKPQPMIKKARKIFIPEDLKDDRYWARRRKNNVAAKRSRDARRLKENQIAIRASFLEKENAALRMEVAEMRKELGRCKNIVAKYEARHGSL; via the exons ATGGCCAGACCTCATCCTATAAACCAAACTTTCCTGCCGCCGACTCACGGCGTACTGAAATCCCTGCTGGAAAACCCGCTAAAGCTGCCTTTCCATCACAATGAAG GATTTGGGAAAGCCAAGGAGGAAGCAAAGAAACTGGACGATGAGAGCAGCACAGCCAACCACCCACAGTCGGCCTTCCTTGGCCCGACCCTCTGGGACAAGACACTGCCGTACGATGGGGACAACTTTCAGTTGGAGTACATGGACCTGGAGGAGTTCCTGTCGGAGAACGGCATCCCGGCCAACACAGACCAGGGAGACCAGGCAGCGCAGCAGGCACAGCAGGCGCAGCAGGCCTCGCCGCCCGCCCCACCCACCACGCCTACACCCACTGTGGTGGACCTCAGCAGCCGCGCCACCACCTCCATTCACACAGGCATGGCGCCTCAGACATGTCTCCGCAGCCCCAGCACAGCAG CACTGCCCTCAGCCCGAGACACCCCCAGCCCCATCGACCCAGAGTCCATCCAGGTGCCCCTGGCCTACGAGCCCGACCCACAAGACCTGGCTCTGTCCAGCGTGCCCGGCCAGGAAATGTTCGACCCCAGGAAACGCAAATTCTCCGCCGAGGAGCTGAAGCCGCAGCCCATGATCAAGAAAGCCCGCAAGATCTTCATCCCCGAAGACCTGAAG GACGACAGGTACTGGGCCCGCCGCAGAAAGAACAACGTGGCAGCCAAGAGGTCCCGGGACGCCCGGCGGCTGAAGGAGAACCAGATCGCCATCCGGGCCAGTTTTCTGGAGAAGGAGAACGCCGCTCTCCGCATGGAGGtagcagagatgaggaaggaGCTGGGCCGCTGCAAGAACATTGTGGCTAAATACGAGGCCCGGCATGGTTCCCTGTGA